The stretch of DNA GGTATGAGCTTCGAAGGCGTGACCGGCAACTTCACGCTCGACAAGAAGGGCTCCCCGAAGAAGTCCGTCATCGTCCTTGAGCTCAAGGACGGCAAGCCTCAGTACAAGACCACCATCCAGCCGTCCAAGTGATTTCCATCTGCTTGAAGGCAAGGTTTTTGAAAGCCTGAGCATATAAGAGGAGGGGACCGGGAAACCGGTTCTCTCCCTTTCGCGTATCAAGGCGTTTTTATCCATATTCGTCGGGTTCGAGAGCCTGACGGCAGACATTTTTTTGAAAGGAGGAATGATGGGCGATCAGATCATCATGTTCATCAGCCAGATCTTCAATGGTTTGAAGATTGGTAGCGTGTACTCGCTTGTGGCACTTGGCTACACCATGGTGTACGGCATCATTCGTTTGATCAACTTCGCGCACGGCGATTTCATCATGGTTGGCTCCTATGTGCTGATGCTTACCATTCCGGCAATCGTCGCGTTCGGCCTGCCCGCATGGGTGGCCGTCATTCCCGCGATCCTCATGTGCGTGGCGGTGGGCGTCATCGTGGAGAGGGCCGCATATAAGCCGGTGCGTGAGAAGGGCAACAGCATGACGGCCCTCATCACCGCAATCGCCATGAGCCTGTTGCTGGAGAATGGCTCCCAAGCCATCTTCGGCGCCGATTACCAGACTGTGCCAACGATCATCCAGATTCCGACGCTGTCGCTCGGCAAGCTGAAAATCGACGGCGCGACCATCATCACCATCGTGCTCGGCGTCATCATCATGGTCGCGCTGCAGCTGTTCGTCTCCCACACCAAGCAGGGCAAGGCCATGCGTGCGGTTTCCGAAGATAAGGAAGCGTCGATTCTGATGGGTATCAACGTGAACTCCACCATCACGCTGACCTTCGCCATCGGTTCCGGTCTGGCTGCGGTGGCGGCGCTTATGTACTGCATTTCCTATCCGCAGGTGTCTCCGATGATGGGTGCGATGCTGGGCCTGAAGGCATTCGTCGCGGCCGTGCTCGGCGGCATCGGCTCCATTCCGGGTGCCATGGTCGGCGGTCTGGTGATCGGCGTGGTCGAAAGCCTGACCAAGGCGTATATCGGCACCATCACCGGCGGTGTGATCACGTCCGCGTTCTCCGACGCCATCGTGTTCGGTATCCTCATCATCGTGCTCCTGGTCAAGCCGTCCGGCCTGATGGGCGAACCGGAAACAGAGAAGGTGTGATCCCATGAAGAAATCTATGCTTTCCACCAAACAGTCCTATCTGATGTGCGCGATCGGCGTGGTCGTACTGTTCGGCATCCTGATGGGCGTGTGCGAATCCGGCATGGCCAGCGCCTATATCAAAGGCATTATGATGACCAGCTGCATCGCCATCATCATGACCACTTCGCTGAACCTCACTATCGGCGTGCTCGGACAACTCACGTTGGGCTGCTGCGGTTTCGAGGCGATCGGCGCGTATTCCGCCGCTTTGCTGAGCAAGCTGCTCGTCGCCAATGGCATTGCTATGGATCCGACTTTGCGATTCCTGCTTACCACCCTCGTCGGTGGTGTAATCGCCTGCATTTTCGGCATTCTGGTCGGCATCCCTGCATTGCGTCTGCATGGTGATTACCTCGCCATCATCACGCTTGGCTTCGGTGAGATCATCCGCGTGATCATCCAGAACCTGAAGGTCGCCGGCGGCATGGGTCTCGACAAGGGCGCCGCAGGACAGGCGTTGATCGGCATCGACCGTCTCGCCAACCTGTATGTCGTGTTCTGGATCACCGTCGTCACCGTGGTGCTGTTGTTCATGTTCGCCCGTTCCCGTTACGGACGTGCCGTCAAGGCCATCCGCGACGACGAGATCGCAGCCAGCGCATCCGGCATCAACATTACTTACATGAAGGTGCTCGTATTTGCGATTTCCGCGTTCTTCGCAGGTATCGCCGGTGGCATCTTCGCACAGTACATCGGTTCGTTGAATCCGTCCATGGCAGGATGGCTGCAGTCAATCAACTACGTGATCATGGTGGTGTTCGGCGGTATGGGATCGCTGACCGGTTCCATCGTCTCCGCCATCGGTCTGACGATTCTTCCGGAATTGCTGCGCGCCTTCTCCACCTACCGTATGCTCGTGTACTCGGTGGCGCTGGTACTCATCATGATCTTCCGACCGCAAGGCATCTTCGGCAACTGGGAATTCTCCCTGACCAAGACCATCAACAAGCTGTTCTACCCGATGAAGTTCAAGGCACACGGCAAGCCGAAGCAGGCCGAAACCGTTAAAAAGGTCAAAGCGTCCAAGGAATCTGGCAAGAACGCGAAGAAGACGGCTGAAAAGGCCGAAACCGCTGAAAAGGTTGCTGAGACGGTCACCACTACCAAGGAGGCGAAGGCATGAGCGAGCCCATCCTCAAGGCCGAGCATCTCGGCATCACCTTCGGAGGCTTGAAGGCCGTATCCGACTTCAACATGACCATCAACTCCGGTGAGCTCATCGGTCTGATCGGACCGAACGGCGCAGGCAAGACCACTGTGTTCAACCTGCTGACCGGCGTATACCAGCCTACGGAAGGCGAGTTCTTCCTGGACGGCGAACGCATGAACGGTAAGAAGACGTACCAGGTGGTGCGTGCCGGAATCGCCAGAACCTTCCAGAACATTCGTCTGTTCGGTCAGATGACGGTGGAAGAGAACGTGTTGGTCGCGTTCAACGAATCGTTCAGCTACCACATGGGCGGCGCGATTTTCCGTACGCCGAAATTCTGGAAGCAGGAACGCGAGATGCACGCCAAAGCCATCGACCTGCTCAAGATCTTCGGATTGGAAGGTCTGGCGGAAACCGAAGCCGCGAATCTGCCGTACGGCGCCCAGCGCAAGCTGGAAATCGCACGCGCCCTCGCCACCGGCATGAAGCTGCTTCTGCTCGACGAACCGGCCGCAGGCATGAATCCAACGGAAACCGAGGATCTGCTTAACTGCATCAACACCATCCGCGACCGTTTCGGCATCGCCATCCTGCTGATCGAACATGACATGAGCTTGGTGATGAACGTCTGCCAGCGCATCCAGGTGCTCGACTACGGACGCACCATCGCAGCCGGCACGCCGGATGAGATTGCCAACAATCCGCAGGTCATTTCCGCATACCTTGGTTCCGATGACGAAGATGACGAAAGCGAGGAGGAAGCCTGATGCTGGAAGTCAAGAACCTTTCCGTTTCGTACGGTGCCATCGAAGCCGTTAAGGGCATCAGTTTCACCGTGAAGGATGGAGAGATCGTGTCCTTGATCGGTGCGAACGGCGCGGGCAAAACCACCACGCTGCACACCATCACCGGTCTGGTGCCGGCTAAATCCGGTTCCGTGATGTACAACGGCGTGGACTTGCTGAAAACCCACAGCAACAAGATCGTGACCCTCGGCATGGCTCACATTCCCGAAGGCCGTCACGTCTTTACGCGCATGAGCGTTGAGGAGAACCTCGAAATGGGCGCGTTCAGCCTGAAGGACCAGTCGAGCCTCAAGAAGGACCTTGACATGGTCTACGGTCTGTTCCCGCGTCTGAAGGAACGTCGCAACCAGAAAGCCGGCACACTGTCCGGTGGCGAGCAGCAAATGCTCGCGATGGGACGCGCGCTGATGAGCCATCCGAAAACGATCCTCATGGACGAACCGTCCATGGGTCTGTCCCCGAAGCTCGTCAAGGAGATCTTCTCCATCATCCGCAAACTGCACGAGCAGGGCATCACGATTCTGTTGGTCGAGCAGAACGCCAAGATGGCGCTGTCGATCGCAGACCGCGCGTACGTGCTGGAAACCGGCCGTATTACGATGGAAGGCGACGCCAAAGAGCTGTTGAACAACGAGCAGGTGCGCAAGGCGTATCTGGGCGCATAAGGTCAGTTTCAACGCAGTTGAAGAATCCTGCCTTACAATGGTGGGGTCAGCAAGCCGAAAAGGGAGGTGTCATGAGCGAGATTCGCGCTATTTCAGACGAATCCCTTGCCCAGGCTGTCGAAATCGTACGTGACGGCGGATTGATTGTGATTCCTACGGACACGGTCTACGGCGTTGCGTGCGATCCGCGCAACATTGAGGCGATCCGCAAGGTGTTCGCGGCAAAGCAACGCCCGAAATATAAGGCGTTGCAAGTGTTGTTGCCGTCTATTGAAAGCCTGGAGAAGCTGCATTTGGATTTGCCGGTGCCGCTGAACCGCCTGTCCGCCATGTTCATGCCGGGTGCGTTTTCTCCGATTGCTGTGGCGGGCGACAACTGTACGCTTGCCACGGTGCGTACGGATCCCGCCACAGGAAAGGCCACGCAAGGCGTCCGTATTCCGAATTCTGCGGCCGCATTGCGTGTTTTGCGTGCGACCGGTCCGTTGGCCGCCACCAGCGCCAACCGTTCCGGCGATGAAAGCGCGCAAACCGTTGACGAGGCCGTTCAGGCGCTCGGTGATGCGGTGGATCTGTATTTGGATGGGGGAGCGACCCCTGGCCATGTGGCTTCCACAGTGGTGGCGGCCGACCCGCATGGGCGTGACGGCATTGCGATTCTTCGAGAGGGAGTGATTCGCGAACCGGTTATCCGAAAGGCCTTGACGTTGAATGGCGGTGCTTTGGGCGTATGAGAATCTATCTGTTCATTGCTGCGATTGCCGGTGGTGTCACCTATCTGATTACGCCGCTGATTCGTCATATCGCCATTGAGATTGGTGCGGTCGGCGAAGTGCGCGCACGTGACGTGCACACCATTCCGACCCCGCGACTGGGCGGTTTGGGCATGTTGATCGGCTTCACTGTGTCGATGCTGTTCGCATCCCGCATTCCGTTCATTCAGGGATTGTTCGCGCAATCGCAGCAGGCGTGGGTGATTCTCTCCGGTGCCGTTATGATCAGTCTGCTGGGCATGGCCGATGATTTGTGGGATCTTGATTGGATGCTCAAGCTTGCCGGCCAGCTGCTGATTTCCGTGTTTGTGGCATGGGGCGGCTTGCAGATCATTTCGCTTCCGCTTGGTTCGTTGGTGACGGCATCGCCGAGCCTGTCGATGGCCATCACCGCGTTTTTGGTTGTCGCGTCCATTAACGCGGTCAATTTCGTGGACGGTCTGGATGGCTTGTCGTCGGGCATTGTGGCGATTGGCGGTATCGCGTTCGCCATTTATTCGTATATCATCGCCCGCAATTCGCCTTCATACGCTTCGATGGCAACGCTAATCGACAT from Bifidobacterium catenulatum PV20-2 encodes:
- a CDS encoding branched-chain amino acid ABC transporter permease, with translation MGDQIIMFISQIFNGLKIGSVYSLVALGYTMVYGIIRLINFAHGDFIMVGSYVLMLTIPAIVAFGLPAWVAVIPAILMCVAVGVIVERAAYKPVREKGNSMTALITAIAMSLLLENGSQAIFGADYQTVPTIIQIPTLSLGKLKIDGATIITIVLGVIIMVALQLFVSHTKQGKAMRAVSEDKEASILMGINVNSTITLTFAIGSGLAAVAALMYCISYPQVSPMMGAMLGLKAFVAAVLGGIGSIPGAMVGGLVIGVVESLTKAYIGTITGGVITSAFSDAIVFGILIIVLLVKPSGLMGEPETEKV
- a CDS encoding branched-chain amino acid ABC transporter permease; translation: MKKSMLSTKQSYLMCAIGVVVLFGILMGVCESGMASAYIKGIMMTSCIAIIMTTSLNLTIGVLGQLTLGCCGFEAIGAYSAALLSKLLVANGIAMDPTLRFLLTTLVGGVIACIFGILVGIPALRLHGDYLAIITLGFGEIIRVIIQNLKVAGGMGLDKGAAGQALIGIDRLANLYVVFWITVVTVVLLFMFARSRYGRAVKAIRDDEIAASASGINITYMKVLVFAISAFFAGIAGGIFAQYIGSLNPSMAGWLQSINYVIMVVFGGMGSLTGSIVSAIGLTILPELLRAFSTYRMLVYSVALVLIMIFRPQGIFGNWEFSLTKTINKLFYPMKFKAHGKPKQAETVKKVKASKESGKNAKKTAEKAETAEKVAETVTTTKEAKA
- a CDS encoding ABC transporter ATP-binding protein; this encodes MSEPILKAEHLGITFGGLKAVSDFNMTINSGELIGLIGPNGAGKTTVFNLLTGVYQPTEGEFFLDGERMNGKKTYQVVRAGIARTFQNIRLFGQMTVEENVLVAFNESFSYHMGGAIFRTPKFWKQEREMHAKAIDLLKIFGLEGLAETEAANLPYGAQRKLEIARALATGMKLLLLDEPAAGMNPTETEDLLNCINTIRDRFGIAILLIEHDMSLVMNVCQRIQVLDYGRTIAAGTPDEIANNPQVISAYLGSDDEDDESEEEA
- a CDS encoding ABC transporter ATP-binding protein; the protein is MLEVKNLSVSYGAIEAVKGISFTVKDGEIVSLIGANGAGKTTTLHTITGLVPAKSGSVMYNGVDLLKTHSNKIVTLGMAHIPEGRHVFTRMSVEENLEMGAFSLKDQSSLKKDLDMVYGLFPRLKERRNQKAGTLSGGEQQMLAMGRALMSHPKTILMDEPSMGLSPKLVKEIFSIIRKLHEQGITILLVEQNAKMALSIADRAYVLETGRITMEGDAKELLNNEQVRKAYLGA
- a CDS encoding L-threonylcarbamoyladenylate synthase; the encoded protein is MSEIRAISDESLAQAVEIVRDGGLIVIPTDTVYGVACDPRNIEAIRKVFAAKQRPKYKALQVLLPSIESLEKLHLDLPVPLNRLSAMFMPGAFSPIAVAGDNCTLATVRTDPATGKATQGVRIPNSAAALRVLRATGPLAATSANRSGDESAQTVDEAVQALGDAVDLYLDGGATPGHVASTVVAADPHGRDGIAILREGVIREPVIRKALTLNGGALGV
- a CDS encoding MraY family glycosyltransferase, with the protein product MRIYLFIAAIAGGVTYLITPLIRHIAIEIGAVGEVRARDVHTIPTPRLGGLGMLIGFTVSMLFASRIPFIQGLFAQSQQAWVILSGAVMISLLGMADDLWDLDWMLKLAGQLLISVFVAWGGLQIISLPLGSLVTASPSLSMAITAFLVVASINAVNFVDGLDGLSSGIVAIGGIAFAIYSYIIARNSPSYASMATLIDIAMVGMCVGFLLHNWHPAKLFMGDSGSMLLGYLITCASIVMTGRLDPASIHASIYLPVFMPILLPILVLFLPILDMCLAIVRRLRKGQSPMHPDRMHLHHRMLRIGHSVQGAVLILWGWAALIAFGSIMTLFFKAQYVLIGFLIAAVALTVATMHPYLKHRIPEILEEDAADGSRHAALRSSKYGKK